One segment of Streptomyces sp. NBC_00576 DNA contains the following:
- a CDS encoding acylphosphatase produces MNEDARLVAWVRGRVQGVGFRWFTRARALEIGGLSGFALNLDDGRVQVVAEGARQGCEELLDWLRGDDTPGRVDGVTEIWDTPRRIYDGFAIR; encoded by the coding sequence ATGAACGAGGATGCACGGCTGGTCGCCTGGGTGCGCGGACGAGTCCAGGGCGTGGGTTTCCGCTGGTTCACACGGGCGAGGGCCCTGGAGATCGGTGGCCTGAGTGGTTTTGCTCTCAATTTGGACGACGGACGTGTGCAAGTGGTCGCGGAAGGCGCGCGTCAGGGCTGCGAGGAACTGCTCGACTGGCTGCGCGGGGACGACACGCCCGGCCGCGTGGACGGCGTCACCGAGATCTGGGACACACCTCGCCGGATCTACGACGGCTTCGCCATCCGCTGA